Genomic window (Polaromonas sp. JS666):
AGGCTGCGGGCAGCGTCCGGAACACCGGTCCAGCGCAGCGCGGGAGCGATGTCTTCCCCCTCGCAGGTATGGCGTTGCGGGATCTCGCCCTGAGGCGTAAAAGCAGTAGAGGTCAGTTCCATGAACCATCTCCCGGGAAGAAGAGAAAAAGAGGCGTTCAGCTCGCGGCCGGATAACCAACGGTTTGCGCCAATGCAATGCGTTGGGTCTTTGCCAGTCCCAGTAATGCCGCCAGCCGGGAGCGGTCGATCAGACCGCGCACCACCGTCGCCAGGCCCACGCTGGCGCAAAACAGATAAATATTTTGCGCGATGCAGCCGGCATCTGCCCCGGCGAGGAAACGGCGCTCTGCCGGCCGGGCATCCGGCATGCGATGAAAGTCCGCGACGTAGACCAGATTGAGCGGTGCGGTGGCAATGAAGTCCTGGGTGCCGGTCGTGCTGCGCAGGTCTTCGGCCTTGATGAGCAACAGCTGGTGGGTCTGCGCCTCGTAGCGGTAGGCTCCCTCAGCCAGCACCGCAAAAATATCGATTTCCTGCCAGTTGTGGGTCGAGGGCGCGGTGCGATGGGCGCTTTCCTGCCGGTTGATGCCAAAGCCGGCCCAGAGCAGCGCCGACAGCGTCTCCAGCGGTAACGGATCGGGCAGGAAAGCCCGCGAACTGTGGCGGTTCTTCAGCGCCTGCTCCAGCGTAGCCTGGGGTGACAGCGCAGGCGGTGGCAGAACTACCGTATCGGTCTCGAAATTGAGTGAGATCGTGGACATGCGAGTCTCCGGCAACTTCATTGGCTTCAGGGGGCGGCCGGCGTGAACCATGAGGCAGATCACCCAGGCCAAACACTGGATGGCGGGCGGGCAGCCATTTTCCGACGCCATCCCGTGACACATTCTGGTCTTGTTCCAGTCTGCCTGAATTGAGCAAGATCAAGGCGTGGCCTGCCGATGCTGCCTTGTCAGGTCATGGCTTCTCCGCGCGTGCGACGCGCCTTTATCCGCATTGCCTTAGACTTCTGCTCAAGCCCGGGAGCCTGTCGGGTTGGGACGTCGTCGGCTGTAAACCGGCCATAGCAGTCCATTTTTACCGTCGTTTTGTCCCGAGCCCCGGCTGGGGCCGGAAAACTCGGCAATCGCCCCCGCTGGGGCTTTTTCCAATTGGCTGTCCCATGCCCGACAATCTCCCGACCGCCCGGCAGCGCGCCCCAGCGCTCCCGGCTTGCCCCCCATTCAATCGGAGATTTCCCAGATGGCTGTAGAACAACCGGCAATTTTGAACGCGCTGCAAAGCGTGCTTGACCCCAATACCGGCAAGGACTTTGTGAGCACCAAGGCGCTCAAAAACCTGCAGATCAACGACGGCGATGTGTCCTTCGACGTGGAGTTGGGTTATCCAGCCAAAAGCCAGATGGCGGCTATCCGCAAGATGCTGATCGCGGCGACCAAGGGGGTGGCCGGCGTGAACAACGTATCGGTCAATATCGCGGTCAAGATCGCCGCCCACAGCGTGCAACGCGGCGTGCAGCTGCTGCCCAATGTGAAGAACATCATTGCCGTGGCCTCCGGCAAGGGCGGCGTGGGCAAGAGCACCACCGCCGTTAACCTCGCGCTGGCCCTGGCCGCTGAAGGCGCCAGCGTGGGCCTGCTCGACGCCGACATTTACGGCCCCAGCCAGCCCATGATGATGGGCATCGAAGGCCGGCCCGAGAGTGTGGACGGCAAGAATATGGAGCCGATGGAAAACTACGGCATTCAGGTCATGTCCATCGGTTTCCTGGTGGCGCAGGACGAGGCCATGATCTGGCGCGGCCCCATGGCCACCCAGGCGCTGGAGCAGCTGCTGCGCCAGACCAACTGGAAAGACCTTGACTACCTGATCGTCGACCTGCCGCCCGGCACCGGCGACATCCAGCTCACGCTGAGCCAGCGCGTGCCCATGACGGGTGCCGTGATCGTTACAACGCCGCAGGACATCGCACTGCTGGACGCCAAAAAAGGCATCAAGATGTTTGAGAAGGTGGGTGTGCCCATCCTGGGCATCGTGGAAAACATGGCGGTGCATGTGTGCAGCCAGTGCGGCCACGCCGAGCACATCTTTGGCGAGGACGGCGGCAAGAGACTGGCGGCCGACTACCACATGGACTATCTCGGCGCGCTGCCGCTGGATATCAACATCCGCCTGCAGGCCGACAACGGCAGGCCCACGGTCGTGGCAGACCCCGACGGCGACGTGGCGGCCATCTACAAGGCCGTGGCGCGCAAGGTGGCCGTGACCGTGGCTGCCAAGGCGAAAGATTTTTCCGCCAAATTCCCGACCATCACCATCTCGAAAAACACCTGAGCCACGCCGGCATGGCGCCGGGGTCCCGGGCGGCGAACCGGGGGCGTCCCCGGGTCCGCTGATGCAGCCGGCAAGCCCCGGCCCGCGTTGGTGGCTTAGCGATTCATGGTGTCCGCCGTACACTGCGACCATGGCTGATTTCCTGATGCAGTCCCCCGAGGCTGGGGACGCTGTTCACCGTCCCACCCTGCTGGTGGCCGTCGTCATGCGCCGCGAGCGCATTGACAACCGCTGGCAGCCCTGGCGCTGGGTGCTGGCCGATGTGGTGCCGCACGAGGAGGCTTTCGGCAAGCAACCCCGCTTGCTGCTCAAGGACGACCACGAGGAGCGCTGGCTGCACCCCGGCTTCAAGGTGGAGCTGTTTGTGGGCGATGCCGAGGGTTATTACCTGAATGTGACCACGCCCCAACCCTGCTTCTGGGTGGTGTGGCGCATGGAGGAAGAGGCAGCCTTGGCCGATGAGCCGGTGGCCGTGCCGCAAACCGTCACACTGAGCTACCACGATGCGGGGCGCTGGCTCGATGCGCAGGAAACCGTCGAGCAGGTCCCTGCGCCACCCGAGGTGGTGCAGTGGCTGCAGGAGTTTGTGGACCGGCACCATGTGCTGGAACCCAAGCGGCGCCAGCGTCCGCAAAGCTTCCGGCCCCTGCAGGATCGTTTCGGCAATCCCGCGCGGGTGAGCACTGACAAGAAACCGGACGGGCCCGGCCATGACTGAAGAGCGCGGGGGATTCCTGGGCCGCTGGGCTCGCCGCAAGTCTGACGCCCTGCAGGGCAAGCCGCTCGAAGAGCCTGCGCCGGTTGCGACCCCGGCAGTGGGTGCCGGCGCCATCCTGCCGCCGGGCCAGCCGGAAGCTGCACCGGTCGCCGCACCAACACCTGCTGGCGGTGCCGAGCCCGCTGAAAAAGAGCTGTCACTCGATGACGTGAGGCTGTTGACCAAGGACTCCGACTTCAAGCCCTTCATGGCAGAAGGTGTGGGCCCCGACGTCCGGAACGCCGCCATGAAAAAGCTCTTCGCCGATCCGCATTTCAACGTGATGGATGGCCTGGATATCTACATTGACGACTATTCCATCTCCGAGCCGATACCCGAGTCCATGCTTCGGCAGATGGCCAGTGCGAAATTCCTCAAGCTGTTTGATGACGAGGAGGACGACCAGGGTGAGCAGGATGACCCGGAAAAAATCCAGGCTGCGGTAGCGCGGGAAAGTGCGAATAACCCTGAAGCTGAAACCGTGGCACAGTCTCCAGAAGACACGGGCATGCCAATTCCCGACTCTGTGAACCCCGACAACCGAAGCCAAGCCGGGTCATTGCCTGACACTGGCGCCAGCCAACGCCCAGACGACCATGCCCACACTGATTTGCGACTGCAACCAGACCATGCCCCTCCAGCCCCTGGCGGTGGGCGCGGCACTCAATGAAAATCTGACGCGGCATTCAACCTTGTGCCGGCGCGAAGCCGGCGCGTTCCAGAAGGCGGTTCAATCCGGCGAGGACGTCGTGGTGGCATGCACCCAGGAAAAGCGCCTCTTTGCGGAGCTGGGCGAGCAGACCGCGGGGGCGACTTCCGTGGTCAGGTTCGTCAATATCCGTGAAACCGGTGGCTGGAGCAAGGACGCCTCGGCCGCCAGCCCCAAGATCGCCGCGCTGCTGGCCGTCGCGCACCTGCCGGATGCAGAGCCCGTCTCGACCGTCACTTACAAAAGCGCTGGCCGCCTGCTGATAGTCGGTCCGCTGGACCGGGCCGAGCAGGTGGCCGGGCTGCTCGCCGATGCGCTGGACGTGACGATTTTTTCGCAAGGTGTCGCTGACCCGGCGTCGGGCGACTTTCCCGCGCAGGAGCGCAAGTACCCGGTCATCAGCGGTACCGGCCTGAGCCTGCAGGGCTGGCTGGGCGCTTTTGAAGCGAAATGGACAAAAGACAATCCGATTGACCTTGACCTGTGTACCCGCTGCAATGCCTGCGTGGCCGTTTGCCCCGAAGGCGCCATCGACCTGAGCTACCAGGTGGACAGCAGCAAATGCACCTCGCACCGGGACTGCGTGGCCGTCTGCAAGGTCGCCGGTGCGATCGACTTCAACCGCGAAGCGCAGGCCGCCACCGAGGCGTTTGACCTCGTGCTGGACCTCGGCCGCCAGCCGCTGATTACCCTGCATGCGCCACCCCAAGGCTACTTTGCATGCGATGCCTCCGCCGGGCTGGCCTTGCCCGGCCTGCTGCCGACGGTGGTCAAGCTGCGTGACCTGGTGGGCGAATTTGAAAAACCCAAATTCTTTGCCTACAAGCAAAAGCTGTGCGCCCACAGCCGCAACGAAACCGTTGGCTGCAACGCATGCATCGACATCTGCTCGGCCGGCGCGGTCAGCAGCCAGAAAGAGCGCCAGCAGATCGTTGTCAATCCCAACCTGTGCATAGGCTGCGGCGCCTGCACCACCGTCTGCCCGACCGGTGCGCTCACCTACGCCTACCCCCGCGCCAGCGAGCAGGGCGTTCGCTTCAAGACCCTGCTTGCCACCTACGGCCGGGCCGGCGGTGCGCACCCGGTGCTGCTGCTGCACAGCCAGGGTGCCGGCCAGCAGGCCGTCGAGGCGCTGGGTCGCGCCGCCCAGCTGCACAAAACCGTTCAGGGTGTGCCCGCCAACGTGATCCCGCAGGCCTTGTGGCATACCGCCAGCCTGGGTCTGGACGTCTGGCTGAGCGCGCTGGCGTTTGGCGCCGAACAGGTGGCCGTGCTGGTCACGGACGAGGAGGCGCCGGCTTACCTGGAAGGCCTGGCGGACCAGATGCGGGTGGCGCAGGCCATTCTCGGCGGCCTGGGTTACGCGGGCGTTCACTTTCAGCTGGTGCGCGTTCCGCCGGGCGCGGATGCCCAGGCGCTTGTCGGCCTGGATGCCAGCCTGCAAACCCTGGCGCGGGCCAGGCCCATGGTGCCCGCGGTCACTGCCCGCTTTGCGGTAGTCCAGGAAAAACGCAGCACGCTGGATATGGCTCTGGACCACCTGATTGCCCACGCCCCTGCCGCCCTGCCCGAAGCGATTGAGCTTCCCCGTTCAGGTTCGCCGTTTGGCAGCCTCGTCGTCAACACCGATACCTGCACCCTGTGCCTGAGCTGCGTGAGTGCCTGCCCGGCCAGCGCGCTGCAGGACAACCCCGAACGCCCGCAACTCAAATTCATTGAAAAGAACTGCGTGCAGTGTGGTTTATGCGCGGTGACCTGCCCTGAAGACGCCATCACGCTGCAGCCGCGGCTGTTGCTGACACCCCAGCGCAAGGAGGCGCGCGTGCTTAACGAGACGCAGCCCTACCAGTGCATACGCTGCGGCAAGCCCTTCGGCACGCTCAAGGCCATCGAGTCCATGCTGGGCAAGCTGGCGGGTCACGCCATGTTTCAGGGTGCGGCCGCGGACCGCCTCAAGATGTGCGGCGATTGCCGGGTCATCGACATCTACTCTGCAGACAACGAACTCAAGATCACCGATATCCGCTAGGCGACACCCACATGATGCAAGCGCAACTCGTACCTTCCACGCTGGATGAAGAAACCGCACGCGCGGAAGTCTATGGGCTGCTCGCGGCCCTGTTCTACGCGGCGCCGTCAGCCGAACTGCACGGCAACATTCGCGTCGCTGTCACCGAGGCACCTGCTGCCGGGGCCGTGCTCGAAAGTTCCTGGCAGGAGCTGGTCGCGGCGGCGCGTGAGCAAAGCCTGGCCGACATCGGGCAGGAATACGATGCCCTTTTTGGCGGGGTGGGCAAGCCCGAGCTGTACCTCTTTGGGTCCCATTACCTCAGCGGCTTCCTGAATGAAAAACCGCTGGCCGCTCTGCGCACCGACATCGCCGCACTGGGCTTGGCGCGTGACGAGGCCATGCCGGAAACAGAAGACCATGTGGCGTATCTGTGCGAGGTCATGCGCTACCTGATTGCCGGTGACGATGTCGAAGTCGCCAACCTGACACGCCAGCGCGAATTTTTTGCGCGGCATGTCCAACCCTGGGTGCCCCTGATGTGCGACGCGATCATGCAACACCACAAGGCCCGGTTTTACCGCGCGCTCGCGGCCTTCACGCAGGCCTTCATCAGCGTTGAATCGCAAGGGTTTGACATGCTCGCCTGAGCGGCATTGTCCTTCGCCACGCCTGACCCCGGGTGGCCTGTCGTAAATTGAGGCGCTGGCCCTCTCCGGGGGATCCGCGAGTGTCGCAAAGACGCTAAGAAGGCCTATCGTTTTCCCTATGCTGCGTATTTGCGCGATGTAAAGCATTGTGGTGTACAACGCGCTGACGTACAGTGTGTATGCAAACCGTTGCATACATGCCAGCAAGCTTCCTTGGAGACAAAGATGCAGGACAGCCAGCCAAAGCCCTCGCGCCGGGGCTTCTTCTTCGGTGCAGCCGCCACGGGCGCAGCGGCCGCCGCCATCGTGGCCTTGCCGGGTGTACCGGCACCACAAACCGCGCTCCAGGAAGCCAAGCCGGCGCCTGAAAAAGGCGGTGGTTACAGCCTCTCCGATCACGTCAAGCGTTACTACAAGACCGCGCGCGTCTGATCCACCCCCGCTTTCATTTCTACGGGAGAGCCTCATGCTGCTCACGAAAAAATCTCACGGTATCCACGGCGATCCAGCGCATCGCGCCGGTTCTGCACGCTTTGTGCAAAGCCTTTCACGGGGCCTGTCCGGCGCGCTGCCGACCATGGACCGCCGCGCCTTCCTGCGGCGCTCGGGCCTGGGCGTTGGGGTCGGTCTCGCGGCCACGCAACTGACACTGGTCAAAAAGGCCAAAGCAGCCACGTCTGCTGCCGGTGACGGCAGCGGAAAAATCGAAGTCAAGCGCACCGTGTGCACCCACTGCTCGGTAGGCTGTGCGATTGACGCCGTGGTTGAAAACGGCATCTGGGTTCGCCAGGAGCCGGTGTTTGATTCGCCGATCAACCTGGGGGCCCACTGTGCCAAGGGCGCTGCGGTGCGCGAGCACGGGCATGGCGAGTTCCGCTTGCGTTACCCGATGAAGCTGGTCAATGGCAAGTACGAGCGCATCACCTGGGATACGGCGCTGGGCGAAATCAGCGCAAAAATGCTGGAACTGCGCAAGGCCAGCGGCCCTGATTCGGTTTACTGGATCGGCTCTTCCAAGCACAACAACGAGCAGGCGTATTTGATGCGCAAGTTTGTGAGCTTCTGGGGCAGCAACAACTGCGATCACCAGGCGCGCATCTGTCACTCCACGACCGTGGCCGGTGTTGCCAACACCTGGGGCTACGGCGCCATGACCAACTCGTACAACGACATGCAAAACAGCAAGGTCGCCTTGTACATCGGCTCCAACGCCGCCGAAGCCCACCCGGTCAGCCTGCTGCATATGCTG
Coding sequences:
- a CDS encoding nitroreductase family protein — its product is MSTISLNFETDTVVLPPPALSPQATLEQALKNRHSSRAFLPDPLPLETLSALLWAGFGINRQESAHRTAPSTHNWQEIDIFAVLAEGAYRYEAQTHQLLLIKAEDLRSTTGTQDFIATAPLNLVYVADFHRMPDARPAERRFLAGADAGCIAQNIYLFCASVGLATVVRGLIDRSRLAALLGLAKTQRIALAQTVGYPAAS
- the apbC gene encoding iron-sulfur cluster carrier protein ApbC; this encodes MAVEQPAILNALQSVLDPNTGKDFVSTKALKNLQINDGDVSFDVELGYPAKSQMAAIRKMLIAATKGVAGVNNVSVNIAVKIAAHSVQRGVQLLPNVKNIIAVASGKGGVGKSTTAVNLALALAAEGASVGLLDADIYGPSQPMMMGIEGRPESVDGKNMEPMENYGIQVMSIGFLVAQDEAMIWRGPMATQALEQLLRQTNWKDLDYLIVDLPPGTGDIQLTLSQRVPMTGAVIVTTPQDIALLDAKKGIKMFEKVGVPILGIVENMAVHVCSQCGHAEHIFGEDGGKRLAADYHMDYLGALPLDINIRLQADNGRPTVVADPDGDVAAIYKAVARKVAVTVAAKAKDFSAKFPTITISKNT
- a CDS encoding DUF3305 domain-containing protein, which produces MADFLMQSPEAGDAVHRPTLLVAVVMRRERIDNRWQPWRWVLADVVPHEEAFGKQPRLLLKDDHEERWLHPGFKVELFVGDAEGYYLNVTTPQPCFWVVWRMEEEAALADEPVAVPQTVTLSYHDAGRWLDAQETVEQVPAPPEVVQWLQEFVDRHHVLEPKRRQRPQSFRPLQDRFGNPARVSTDKKPDGPGHD
- a CDS encoding DUF3306 domain-containing protein; the encoded protein is MTEERGGFLGRWARRKSDALQGKPLEEPAPVATPAVGAGAILPPGQPEAAPVAAPTPAGGAEPAEKELSLDDVRLLTKDSDFKPFMAEGVGPDVRNAAMKKLFADPHFNVMDGLDIYIDDYSISEPIPESMLRQMASAKFLKLFDDEEDDQGEQDDPEKIQAAVARESANNPEAETVAQSPEDTGMPIPDSVNPDNRSQAGSLPDTGASQRPDDHAHTDLRLQPDHAPPAPGGGRGTQ
- a CDS encoding 4Fe-4S binding protein — protein: MPTLICDCNQTMPLQPLAVGAALNENLTRHSTLCRREAGAFQKAVQSGEDVVVACTQEKRLFAELGEQTAGATSVVRFVNIRETGGWSKDASAASPKIAALLAVAHLPDAEPVSTVTYKSAGRLLIVGPLDRAEQVAGLLADALDVTIFSQGVADPASGDFPAQERKYPVISGTGLSLQGWLGAFEAKWTKDNPIDLDLCTRCNACVAVCPEGAIDLSYQVDSSKCTSHRDCVAVCKVAGAIDFNREAQAATEAFDLVLDLGRQPLITLHAPPQGYFACDASAGLALPGLLPTVVKLRDLVGEFEKPKFFAYKQKLCAHSRNETVGCNACIDICSAGAVSSQKERQQIVVNPNLCIGCGACTTVCPTGALTYAYPRASEQGVRFKTLLATYGRAGGAHPVLLLHSQGAGQQAVEALGRAAQLHKTVQGVPANVIPQALWHTASLGLDVWLSALAFGAEQVAVLVTDEEAPAYLEGLADQMRVAQAILGGLGYAGVHFQLVRVPPGADAQALVGLDASLQTLARARPMVPAVTARFAVVQEKRSTLDMALDHLIAHAPAALPEAIELPRSGSPFGSLVVNTDTCTLCLSCVSACPASALQDNPERPQLKFIEKNCVQCGLCAVTCPEDAITLQPRLLLTPQRKEARVLNETQPYQCIRCGKPFGTLKAIESMLGKLAGHAMFQGAAADRLKMCGDCRVIDIYSADNELKITDIR
- a CDS encoding TorD/DmsD family molecular chaperone: MMQAQLVPSTLDEETARAEVYGLLAALFYAAPSAELHGNIRVAVTEAPAAGAVLESSWQELVAAAREQSLADIGQEYDALFGGVGKPELYLFGSHYLSGFLNEKPLAALRTDIAALGLARDEAMPETEDHVAYLCEVMRYLIAGDDVEVANLTRQREFFARHVQPWVPLMCDAIMQHHKARFYRALAAFTQAFISVESQGFDMLA